One segment of Allorhodopirellula heiligendammensis DNA contains the following:
- a CDS encoding PVC-type heme-binding CxxCH protein, with amino-acid sequence MFRFVALASLLVLAGGSHAADIRALFLGDQGSHQPRNRFDELQPALSERGITLEYTDDLSDLTKQNLDRYDALVVYANIDEIDDQYAEAILDYVADGGGFVPLHCASYCFRNQPELVELIGAQFQRHGTGVFQAEVVGTDHELTQGYAGFKSWDETYVHAKHNESARTVLEYRVDADGREPWTWVRTHGRGRVFYTASGHDSRTWTNPGFQNLVERGIRWVVRDDPAKAGDYLVERPFDVPAMTEPRTDVAPFQYIDVGPKIPNYTPSDKWGVQGKPKTLMPEPLSPDESMKHFVTPAGMTTKRYADERDLHSKPIAMTWDERGRLWICETLDYPNELGTDRDRIRICEDTDGDAVADKFTVFADGLSIPTAIVIVRGGAVVQNGTETIYLKDTDGDDIADERSTLVTGWALGDTHGGVSNFRYGLDNWIWAMQGYNNSTPTWDGKKSQSFRQGFWRFKLSQSDPPRVTDLEFVRSSDNNTWGLGISEEGLIFGSTANHNPSMFMPIPNRYYERVRGWAPSTLRSIADTHEFKPITEDVRQVDHHGGYTAGAGHALYTARAFPQQWWNSTAFVCGPTGHLVGTFVLRPDGANYTSTSPLNLIASDDQWSAPIMAEVGPDGAVWVLDWYNYIVQHNPTPNGFKTGKGAAYESDLRDKRHGRIYRVVPDDESKLHEFKSLADSTNLDLVDALQHPSMRWRLHAQRLLIERAAGDDPAVVGRLMELIANDEVDAASLNVGAIHALQTLSGLDALEPSALSAALNHPSPGVRRNALAVLPTTEQGLSTLLERRQLFADKDAQVRLQAILTLADMPVSPAAGALIVELAAGETDRILGEALTSAAATHSVPFLEAVAKLSWPGDARPGRRSGAAIQREPILAIARRVSEHVARENPDAETLERIVASLRQSDADVSIAILDGLTKGLPGDFAMEPTASLDSAFVSTFQDSDATVKVKLLGLAMRSGTDALESEADAIVNSIVEELSDDDASPAERVAAAGNLIGFLPQEAGAVEEILDVITPQTAPDLAASLLGAIKRSESAEAGDVLLGALAGYAPSLKASAIDVALSKPAWAKSLLAAADFGEFDLDELSLEQKQSLRAFPDRSLRAQAEKLLARGGGLPDADREKVLQSLMHLTRVNGDVKAGQAVFKKVCANCHQHGDIGQKVGPNLTGMAVHPKAELLTHIIDPSRNVEGNYRMYNVLTVDGMVINGMLAGESKTSITIVDAQAKEVSVPREDIEELIASRKSVMPEGFEKQISETELTDLLEFLTDKGSYLPLALDDVATAVSTKGLFHSGDAGPDRMVFSDWQPKVFNGVPFLLVDPEGKSKRNIILLHGPQGSLPPRMPKRVVLPVGTPTKTIHMLSGVGGWSYPFSTEQTVSMIVRVNYENGESEEHELKNGVHFADYIRRVDVPGSEFAFALGNQQIRYLSVSLKQASLVKSIEFVKGPDISAPIVMAVTIEPR; translated from the coding sequence ATGTTTCGGTTCGTTGCCCTCGCGTCATTACTCGTTCTTGCCGGCGGTAGTCATGCTGCTGACATCCGCGCGTTGTTCTTGGGTGATCAAGGATCACACCAACCTCGCAATCGATTCGACGAACTTCAGCCAGCGCTGTCCGAACGTGGCATCACCCTGGAGTATACAGACGACCTGAGTGATTTGACGAAGCAGAACCTCGATCGTTACGACGCCTTGGTTGTATACGCAAACATTGACGAGATCGATGATCAGTACGCCGAGGCGATCCTGGATTATGTCGCCGACGGTGGCGGGTTCGTGCCGCTTCACTGCGCATCGTATTGCTTTCGTAACCAACCCGAGCTGGTCGAATTAATCGGTGCCCAGTTCCAGCGACATGGCACGGGAGTCTTCCAGGCGGAAGTTGTCGGCACTGATCACGAACTGACCCAGGGGTACGCAGGTTTTAAAAGTTGGGATGAAACCTACGTTCACGCCAAGCATAACGAATCCGCTCGCACGGTACTCGAGTATCGCGTAGATGCCGATGGTCGCGAGCCATGGACCTGGGTTCGTACTCATGGGAGAGGTCGCGTTTTCTACACTGCGTCGGGCCACGACTCTCGGACCTGGACGAACCCAGGATTTCAAAACTTAGTTGAACGGGGGATTCGATGGGTCGTCCGCGATGATCCGGCGAAAGCCGGCGACTATCTGGTAGAACGGCCATTCGACGTGCCCGCGATGACCGAGCCGCGGACCGACGTCGCGCCATTTCAATACATCGATGTCGGACCGAAAATTCCTAACTACACACCGAGCGATAAATGGGGCGTGCAAGGCAAACCCAAGACTCTAATGCCGGAGCCATTGTCGCCCGACGAATCCATGAAGCATTTCGTTACCCCCGCGGGCATGACGACGAAACGCTATGCCGACGAGCGAGATCTTCATTCCAAGCCGATTGCGATGACGTGGGACGAACGTGGTCGATTGTGGATCTGCGAAACGCTCGACTACCCGAATGAGCTCGGCACCGATCGTGACCGGATTCGGATTTGCGAAGATACCGATGGCGACGCTGTTGCCGACAAGTTCACTGTGTTCGCCGATGGGCTCAGTATTCCCACGGCGATCGTCATCGTGCGGGGTGGTGCGGTGGTACAGAACGGTACTGAAACGATCTACCTGAAAGATACTGACGGGGACGACATTGCCGACGAAAGGTCCACGCTCGTGACTGGTTGGGCACTCGGCGACACCCACGGTGGAGTTAGCAACTTCCGCTACGGGCTGGATAACTGGATTTGGGCGATGCAGGGGTACAACAACAGCACGCCCACCTGGGATGGCAAAAAATCTCAATCCTTCCGTCAAGGATTCTGGCGCTTCAAGCTTTCGCAGAGTGATCCGCCACGGGTCACTGACTTGGAATTCGTTCGTTCCAGTGACAACAATACGTGGGGGCTCGGCATTAGCGAAGAAGGTCTGATTTTCGGCTCGACCGCGAACCACAATCCAAGTATGTTCATGCCGATTCCCAATCGATACTACGAACGCGTTCGTGGGTGGGCACCGTCGACGCTACGCAGCATTGCCGATACCCATGAATTTAAACCGATCACGGAGGACGTCCGTCAAGTCGATCATCATGGTGGCTACACCGCGGGAGCCGGACACGCACTCTACACCGCTCGAGCGTTCCCTCAGCAATGGTGGAACAGCACTGCCTTCGTCTGCGGACCTACAGGTCACTTGGTGGGGACCTTTGTGTTGCGGCCCGACGGCGCAAACTACACTTCGACGAGCCCGCTGAACTTGATCGCCAGCGACGACCAGTGGAGCGCTCCGATCATGGCGGAAGTCGGTCCCGACGGAGCGGTGTGGGTACTCGATTGGTACAATTACATTGTACAGCACAACCCCACGCCCAATGGATTCAAAACTGGAAAGGGCGCCGCGTACGAAAGCGATCTTCGCGACAAGCGGCACGGCCGCATCTACCGCGTCGTGCCCGATGATGAATCCAAACTGCACGAGTTTAAAAGTCTTGCCGACTCAACCAATCTCGATTTGGTCGACGCCCTGCAGCATCCATCGATGCGGTGGAGACTGCATGCTCAACGTCTGCTCATCGAGCGTGCCGCGGGAGACGATCCGGCGGTAGTGGGCAGACTCATGGAATTGATCGCTAATGACGAGGTCGATGCAGCCAGTTTGAATGTCGGTGCTATTCATGCGCTGCAAACATTGAGTGGTCTCGATGCGCTCGAACCATCGGCATTGTCAGCGGCATTGAACCATCCATCGCCGGGAGTTCGTCGGAATGCTCTCGCGGTCCTGCCGACTACCGAACAGGGATTGTCGACGCTGCTTGAGCGCAGACAACTGTTCGCTGACAAGGACGCGCAAGTCCGCTTGCAGGCGATTCTAACGCTCGCAGACATGCCTGTTTCACCGGCCGCGGGCGCATTGATCGTTGAGTTAGCTGCTGGTGAAACGGATAGGATTCTCGGTGAAGCTTTGACATCCGCTGCTGCCACTCACTCCGTGCCATTTTTAGAGGCCGTTGCCAAGCTGAGCTGGCCCGGTGACGCTCGGCCTGGTCGCCGGTCAGGCGCTGCTATCCAGCGGGAGCCTATCCTGGCCATTGCCCGACGTGTTTCCGAGCATGTTGCGCGTGAGAACCCTGACGCTGAGACGTTGGAACGGATCGTCGCGAGTTTGCGACAATCCGACGCTGACGTTTCGATTGCGATTCTCGATGGGCTGACCAAGGGATTGCCCGGGGACTTCGCCATGGAACCTACCGCATCGCTTGACTCTGCGTTCGTCAGTACGTTTCAGGACAGCGATGCCACCGTCAAGGTGAAACTGTTGGGGCTTGCTATGCGCAGCGGCACTGACGCCCTCGAGTCCGAAGCGGACGCCATCGTCAATTCGATCGTGGAGGAGTTGTCTGATGATGACGCTAGTCCCGCTGAACGAGTTGCTGCGGCGGGCAACCTGATCGGATTCTTGCCGCAAGAAGCTGGAGCCGTCGAAGAAATTCTTGATGTGATCACGCCTCAAACTGCACCGGATCTCGCCGCCAGCCTTCTCGGTGCGATTAAACGGAGTGAGTCCGCCGAAGCGGGCGACGTTTTACTGGGGGCATTGGCCGGCTACGCGCCGAGCCTGAAGGCTTCCGCCATCGACGTTGCACTCAGCAAACCGGCCTGGGCGAAATCACTGTTAGCCGCGGCGGACTTCGGTGAGTTCGATCTGGACGAGCTCTCTTTAGAGCAAAAACAATCTCTGCGAGCGTTCCCCGATCGATCGCTGCGTGCTCAGGCGGAAAAACTACTCGCCCGGGGTGGCGGATTACCTGACGCCGACCGAGAAAAGGTATTGCAATCTCTCATGCACCTCACGCGGGTCAACGGTGATGTGAAAGCGGGCCAAGCCGTGTTTAAGAAAGTCTGCGCGAACTGTCACCAGCACGGTGATATCGGGCAGAAGGTTGGCCCGAACTTAACAGGGATGGCCGTGCACCCCAAGGCGGAATTGCTCACCCATATCATTGACCCATCTCGAAATGTCGAGGGCAACTACCGGATGTACAATGTTCTGACTGTTGATGGCATGGTCATCAACGGCATGCTGGCGGGCGAATCGAAAACATCGATCACCATCGTTGATGCCCAAGCGAAGGAGGTCAGCGTCCCGCGTGAAGATATCGAAGAATTGATTGCGTCGCGAAAAAGCGTGATGCCCGAAGGTTTCGAGAAACAGATCAGCGAGACGGAACTGACCGACTTGCTCGAATTCTTAACTGACAAAGGCAGCTATCTGCCACTCGCACTTGACGACGTCGCGACCGCCGTCAGCACTAAGGGGTTGTTTCACAGCGGAGATGCCGGCCCTGACCGCATGGTGTTCTCGGATTGGCAGCCAAAGGTTTTCAACGGTGTTCCGTTTCTCCTGGTCGATCCGGAAGGCAAGTCAAAACGCAATATCATCCTTTTGCATGGCCCCCAAGGTTCGCTGCCGCCACGAATGCCTAAACGCGTCGTGTTGCCGGTGGGCACACCCACCAAGACCATCCACATGCTCAGCGGCGTTGGCGGATGGAGCTATCCATTCAGCACCGAACAGACTGTCTCGATGATCGTTCGCGTGAATTACGAGAACGGGGAAAGCGAGGAACACGAACTGAAAAATGGTGTCCACTTCGCCGACTACATCCGCCGCGTCGACGTGCCCGGCAGCGAGTTCGCCTTTGCATTGGGCAACCAACAGATTCGCTATCTAAGCGTCTCACTCAAGCAAGCGAGCCTGGTCAAGAGTATTGAATTCGTAAAGGGACCGGATATCAGTGCCCCCATCGTGATGGCTGTCACGATCGAGCCGCGTTGA